In the genome of Christensenella timonensis, one region contains:
- a CDS encoding helix-turn-helix domain-containing protein has translation MNSQVIQIAARIRELRDILEIPQEEVAKKVGISLEEYKKYENAQDDIPIGVLYGVAAELKVDPTELLTGEAPRMDEYTIVRGGAGVSVERYPGYSFTSLAYNYKHRDMEPMIVTISPSEQAELVTHGGQEFNYVLEGSIKIVIGEREFVLRAGDSIYFNPAIPHGQRAAGGQAKFLTIINE, from the coding sequence ATGAACAGTCAGGTGATACAGATCGCGGCAAGGATACGCGAGCTGCGGGATATCCTTGAGATCCCGCAGGAAGAAGTGGCAAAAAAAGTTGGGATCAGCTTGGAAGAATATAAAAAATATGAAAACGCCCAGGACGATATCCCGATCGGCGTGCTCTATGGCGTGGCGGCGGAGCTTAAAGTCGACCCGACCGAGCTTTTGACAGGGGAAGCCCCTCGCATGGACGAATATACGATCGTACGAGGGGGAGCGGGCGTCAGTGTGGAGCGCTACCCCGGATATTCATTTACTTCCCTGGCGTACAATTACAAGCACCGCGATATGGAGCCGATGATCGTAACCATTTCCCCCAGCGAGCAGGCAGAGCTGGTGACGCACGGCGGACAGGAGTTCAATTATGTCCTCGAGGGAAGCATCAAGATCGTGATCGGGGAACGCGAATTTGTCCTGCGGGCGGGCGACAGCATATACTTTAACCCGGCGATCCCGCACGGACAGCGGGCGGCAGGTGGGCAGGCTAAATTTTTGACGATCATCAACGAGTGA